Below is a window of Streptomyces genisteinicus DNA.
ACCTCGCTGAGGGACTCCTCGGTGCGCAGCGGGCGGATCTCGCTCACCGCGCCGACCAGCGTGGTCTTGCCCACGCCGAAACCACCCGCCACCAGGACCTTCAAGGTCACCGGCTCGGCCGCCGCGGCGGACCGGCGGCTAAAGCGCCCGAAGGCCATTGATCACCTCGCGCAGAATGCTCACGTCCGGCAGCTCGGCCGGGGGGACGGGACGGGTCACGTGGACGAGCGCGTCGTCCACGAGGTCGCCGACCAGGACCCGGACCACGCCGACGGGCAGGTCGAGTCCGGCGGCGAGTTCGGCGATGGACTGCGGTGTGTCGCCGCAGCGTTCGACGATCTCGACGTGTTCGGGCGAGAGCGTCTGGTCGTGACCGGGGTCGCCGGTCGCCGCGTCGGGGACCACCAGGGCGATCAGGTCCAGCCGCAGCCGGCTGTCGTGCCCGGTCCGGCCGCGGGTCATGGCGTAGGGGCGGACCACCGGACCGGCATCCGCGTCGATCCAGTGGTGCGGCGTGTGAGCTCTTCCGGCGGAGTCACTCATGGCTGCCGTCACCCTCCGGCGGCCGGTCCGGTCCGGGGTGCCGTGACGAGGTGGGCGCCGACCCGCTTGACCATGAGCGTCATCTCGTAGGCGACCTGGCCCACATCGGAGTCGGAGTCCGCGAGCACGGCCAGGCAGCTTCCGTCGCCGGCGGCGGTCACGAAGAGGAACGCCTCGTCGAGCTCGACCACCGTCTGCCGGACGCGTCCGGCGTCGAAGTGGCGGCCGACGCCCTTGGCGAGGCTGTGGAATCCGGAGGCGACGGCGGCGAGGTGCTCGCCGTCCTCACGGGTGAGGTCGCGGGAGGTTCCGGTGGCCAGGCCGTCGCTGGAGAGCACCAGCGCCTTGCGGATGCTGGCGACGCGCTCGACGAGTTCGTCGAGGAGCCAGTTCAGCTCCCCGGAACCCCGGACGGCGGCGTGTGCGCTTGCTGCGGCGTGCGGTGCGGTCATCGACCGTCCCCCTCAGATGTCGTTCCTGGTGCGGTCCGGCGTGGGCCGGAGGTGCGGTCGGTACCGGGGGCGGCCCCGGACTCGTCTGCGTTCTGTCTGCGGCCGCGCTGCCAGCCCCGCTGCATCGACGCCATGCGGGCGCGGACCTCTTCGGCGTCCCGCTCCTCGCCGCGCGCCGCGGCGGGTTCGGGGGTGGGCTCGGCGTCCGCGGTGCCGCGCAGCTGCGGGACGAGGCTCGCCTGGCGGACGCGGCGGGGCAGGCCGCCGATCGTCGCCGGGCCGTCGGCGGCGGGGGCGGCACCGGATGCCGTCGCGCCGTCGCCGGGTGCGGCGTGGACGCCGCCGGCCGCGTGCGCGCCGTCGGCGGGCGCGGCGAAGGGGCCCGGGGCCGCGGGACCCTGCGCCGGGGGCCGTCCGGCAGGCGGGACCGCGGCGAACGGGCGCACCCGTTCCCGGCCGTCCACAGGGCGTGCCGGCAGCACCGGGCCGGACCCGGGGGCGGCCGGGGGCAGCGGGTGCGCGGTCCCGCGTCCGGCGCGGGACGGTTCCGGAGCGGCGTCGTCCTGCTCGGAGTGCGGGTGGTGCCGTCCCTCGGCACCCCGGTCGTCGATCCGCCGGCCGTGGTCGGCGACGAGCGTCGGCGGACGGCGGCGGGGCAGGGGTACCGGGCCGAGCGGTGGCGTGGCGGCGGGCCCGGGCTGCCGGTGGGCGCCGTGGTCGCCGTCGCGCGGGAGCGAGCGGGCGCGGAAGATGCCGCCCCGTGCGCTCTCGGTGTCGTCGATGTCCCCGAGTCCGGCGGGAGTGCCGGTCCCGGGACCCGGTTCCGCCGCGGCACCGGTCTCCCGTGCGCGGCCCCGGTCCTCGGGGCCGAGGGGCGCCTCCAGCTCGACGGGGCCGTCGAGCAGGGCGGCCGCGGCCGGTCCCGGCGGGACCTGGGAGAGCGCGAGCCTGCTCTGCTCGCGTCGTCCGGCGGCGCTGTCGCTCTTGCGGTCGAGCCGGAAGCCGGTGCCCTGTGTCTCGGGAGCCTCGGTGAGCAGGGCCGCCGGGATGAACACGACGGCCGTGGTGCCTCCGTACGGGGACTGCTGGAGCGAGACCCTGACGTTCTGGCGCTGGGCGAGCCGGCTGACGACGAAGAGTCCGAGCCGGTCGGTGTCGGAGAGTTCGAACTCGGGTGTCTCGGCGAGCCGCAGGTTGGCGTCGAGGAGCGCGTCCGGGGTCATGCCGAGACCCCGGTCGTGGATCTCCAGGGTGAAGCCGTTGGCGACCCGCTCGCCGTGCACCTGCACCCCGGTGTGGGGCGGCGAGAACACCGTGGCGTTCTCCAGGAGTTCGGCGATCAGGTGGGTGAGGTCGGCTACGGCGGGACCGCCGACGCCGATCCGCGGCAGCCGGCGGACCTCGATGCGTTCGTAGTCCTCGACCTCGGCGACGGCCGCGCGCACGACGTCCATCAGCTGGATCGGCTTGCGCCACTGCCGCGAGGGGGCCGCGCCGGAGAGGATGACGAGGCCTTCGGCGTGGCGCCGCATGCGGGTGGTGAGGTGGTCCAGCCGGAACAGGTCGGCGAGTTCCTCGGTGTCCTCGGTGCGGCGTTCCATGGTGTCGAGCAGGGTGAGCTGCCGGTGGAGGAGGACCTGGTTGCGCCGGGCGAGGTTGACGAAGACCTCGGAGACGCCGCGCCGCATGTCGGCCTGGCGCACGGCGGCCTCGACGGCGGCACGCTGAAGGGTGTTCAGGGCCTGCCCGGCCTGGCCGATCTCGTCCTGGTCGTACTCCAGCCTGGGGGCCTCGGTCTCCACGTCGACGTGCTCGCCCGCCGCCAGGCGGCGCATCACGCTCGGCAGGCGGACGCCGGACACCTCGTGCGCCTCCTTGCGCAGCCGGGAGAGGTCGCGCACCAGATCCCTGCCGATGCGGACGGACACGATGACGGAGACGAGGAGGGCGAGGAAGCCGAGCACTCCGGCCACGCCGGCGCGGACGAAGACGCCGTAGGCGGCGGGTTCGATGCGGTCGTGGTAGCGGTCGCCCGCCTCGACCGCTTCCCGGGAGAGGTCGTCGAGGACCGGAGTGGCGGCTTCCTCCCACCGTTCGAGCTCGGCGGACGGCAGCCCCGTGTCCGGGCCCGCGGCGATGATCCGCTCCTCGGCGGCGCGCAGCGGAGCGGTCTCGGGGCTGCGCCAGTAGGTCTTGACGATCTCCCGTTCCCTGCCGGGCAGGTTCTCGAGGTTCACCTCGTAGTGGAGCTTGCGCTGCGCCACCAGGTCGCCGATCGCCCGGATCTCCGGAGCGGTCACCTTGCGGGTGGTGAGTGCGGAGGCGACGAGGGCGTCCTCGCGGGCGAGCATCTCGCGGGCGCGCAGGAGGCCGAGGATGGCGCGGCCCTGGCGCTCCATCTCGGGGTCGTTCAGGGCGCGGACGGTCGCGAGGAAGGTGTAGGAGGGGTCGACGAGGCCGTTGTAGAACGTCAGGGCCTCGGCCCGGGAGACGGTGTTGCCGTCGACGGACCGGCGCAGGGCGGCTATCCCGTCCAGCGCGTCGAGCACCGCGGTGAGCTGCCGGGACGTCTGGCCGGTCATGTCGTCGCGCACGGACTGCCGCGCGGCGGCGGCGCGGATTTCGGCGACGGCCGCGTCGGTGGCGTCACGGCGGGTGCGCAGGGCGGGCACGGCGTCCGAGGCGCGGCGGTCGGCGAGGTAGACCAGGGTCTGCCGGCGCTCCTCCTGGAGCAGCACGGTCATGTCCTCGACGGGTGTGCCGACGTTCTCCGCGACGGCGGTGGCGTCCAGCAGCTGACCGGCCTCGCGGCCGGTGAGGACCGTCGCGAATCCCCAGAGCGCGGTGAGCGACACCAGGGGCACAAGCAGCAGCGCCACGATCTTCCGGCGGATCGACTTCCCGCGAAAGCGCATGGCCTCCCCCTGCTCAACCCGGCCCGGCGCGGCGGGTGTTCCGTCAGCAAACGGCGTGAGCCTACTACTGGAGGAGTGACAACCCGAAGACACGTCCGGGACGATTTTCGGCCTTCCGGGAGGAGCCCGATCCCGGGATGTCCCGCTATTCACGGAGTTGGCGTTCGCGATTGCACGCCCGAGCCGCGATCGCTCACCGCATACCGGACGCGCGCAGTTGGCCGGAAGTCTTCGGCTTCCGCAAACCCGGGGGAATCTTCACACGGCGTCACTCGTCAATACGTAGGGGAAGCCACGCCGGTTCAGTGCAGGCGGGCATTCGGTCCGGTCCGGCCGGGATTCGGTCCCGTCCGGCCGGGGATTCGCTCCTGGCCGGGCATTCGGTCCGGCCGGGTCGTCGCTCCGGACGGCCACAGCCTGCCGTCACCGGCCCGCCGTCGCCAGGACCGGAAGGGACGAGCGAGGACGGGCGGCGAGTAGGCCGTTCGATTCCGGGCAGCCGATTCCAGGCGGCCGAATCCGGGCAGTCACCCTGAAGTCGGACAGAGGTGGGGAGTGACACGATCCATGGACACGGACGAGCGTCGCACGGCGACGGCCGAGCCGGGTTCCGCAGGGGAATCCTCGGCACGGCAGGACGTACCGGCTCCGCGCGGTTCGCGGACCGCCGCGCCGTCGCGGCCGGAGCGCGGGGGCGGCCCGGAGCAGGAGGACATCGGCGCCCACCCGCTGTGGACCGACGAACCGCACGGCACCCGGCGGATGGCCGACCCGGTGCGCACGGCCGCCGTCCGCGCCGTGATCGTGGCGTCCGTGACGCTGACGCTCGCGATGACCGCGTTCCTGCTCACCCTCACCGATTCCTGGCTGGCCTTCCCCGCCGTGCTGGCCAGTGTGGGCGGCACGGTCGTCGCGACCTGGGCCGTGCTGGACGTGTGGGTGACCCGCCAGGTGTGGAACCAGCGCAACGGGGTGGTCTCCGTCCCGAGCAGCACCGCCCGGCAGTTGCGGCGCGAGCGGCGCCGGGAGCGGAAGGCTGCGAGGACCGCCGCCCGCACCGCCGCCCGGATACGGCGCCGGGGCGCGGGCAGCCTGTCGGAGGCGTGAAGGCGCCTCTCCCGGGAGCGGGTGCCGGTGCGGTACGCGGCGGCACCGGCGCGCGGCCGGGGAGGCGCACGGCCCGGGAGGCCCGGGGGCCGTCCGCCCCGCGGGCCGGCTGCCGGGGAGCCGCTCGCTACGCGGGACCGGCCGGGTCCGGGGCCGGCGTCCGGTCCGTGCCCGCTGGGGCAGCCGCCGTGACCGCCGGTCCCGTCGTGGTCTCCGAGGCGTCGGGCGCGGCGGGCGGCGGGACGGTGCCCCTGCGGTACATGCGGGTCGCCGTGATCTCCCCGTGGACGGTCTCCCCGGCGGGGTCGATCTGGGGCAGCCCGGGACGCAGGTGCTCCTCGACGCTGATGTACTTCAGCCCGGCCCGCAGGTCGGCGTCGTTCCGGAGCCGGATGACCAGGGGGAACTCCGCCAGGGCCGTGGTGTCGAACAGTCCCGTCGTGTAGAGCAGCTGGACCCCGAGCGCGTCCGACACCGCCCGCTGGAGCTCCAGGAGATACGTCGCGTTGGCCCGGCCGATCGGGTTGTCGAGGAAGAGCGTGCCCGCGTGCCGGTGCTTGTCCCGGCCCCGGTCGTTGCTCCGCAGGGCGGCCATCGTGCAGTAGAGCGCGATCGCCGCGGTGAGCAGCTGGCCGCCCGAGAAGACGTCGCCCATCTGCCCCACCGGGACCCGCTCGGCACGGAGCACCGCGTCCGGCTTGAGGATCTCGACGGCGATGCCCTTGGGCTGGAGCGCCGCCTGGACTCCGCGCAGCAGCAGGGACATCCCGTCCCGCCGGCCCTCGCCGTACGCCGCCGCGGCGTTCTTCTTCACCGCCGCGCGCGTCGCCTCGTCGATGACCTCGCCGAGGCGTTCGGCGAGGGTCGCCTGGTCGGGCTCCTCGAAGCGGATGCGCAGGAACTCCTGCCCCGACCACTCCCCCAGTCCCTCCGGCAGGCGGGACAGCCGCTGCGCCGAGCGCAGCGTGGCCAGCGACGCCTCGACCAGGCCGCGCAGGCGGTCGACGATCGTGTCGCGGTTGCGTTCGAGCTGGGCCAGCTCGTCGGTCAGGACCCGCAGCCGCGGGGCGAAGGCCTCGGCCCACCGGGCTGCGTGCTCCGGCAGCGCGGCGGCGGGCAGTTCGCGGATCTGCTGGCGGGCGGGCGTGCGCACCTGCTCGTAGCGGGTGGAGTTGGCGTGCCGGACGAGGACGTCGCTCGCCTCGCGGACCGCGCTCTCGGCCACCGAGAGGTCGGCCGCGCAGCCGCGCAGCGAACGGCGCGCCTCGGCCGCGGTCCTGCGGGCCTCCTCCAGACCGCCCGGATAGGGCTCGGGGGCCTGTGCGGTCTCCTCGTCCGGCTGATGGTCCCTGAGCAGGTCGCGCAGCAGGGCGGCGGTCTCGTCGAAGCCGCCCGCCGCGTCCTCCGCCGTGCGGTGTGCGCGCAGCAGCCCCGCGTGGGCGGCCCGGGCCGCATCGAGCGCGTCGGTGCGGGCGGCGAGCTCCGCGGAGGCGGTCCGCAGCAGGCTCTGGGCGTGCCCGGCGTCGGAGGGGACGAGGTCGTCGGGCAGCTCGGTGTGGATCCCGCCGTCTTCCGGGGCCAGCCGCTCGGCCTCTCCGCGCAGCCGGCCCAGTTTCTCGCTCGCCTCGGACGCGCGGGTCTCCAGCATCTGCACCAAAGACTCGGCGCGGGCCGCGGCCGCCTGGCGCGAGGGTCCGTCGGCGCCGTCGGTGCCCTCCAACAGCTGGGCGGCCCGGGTGCGGACCTTGTTCGTCAGCCGGTCGAGCTCGGCGAGAGCGGCGCTCTCGTCGCTCTCCGCGCGGGCCTGCTCGGCCCGCAGGTCCGCGCCGACACCCACCTTCTCGTAGAGCTGGGACGCGGCGCGGTACGCCTCGCGGAGCGTGGGCAGGGCGGTGCGGGGAGCGTCGTCGTCGGGCAGGTTCTCCGGGGCGCCCGCGATCTCGGCCCGCTCCGCACGCAGCGCGCGGGCCGTGCGCCGGGCGTCGTCACCGGCGCGCTGCGCGGCGCGGCGGTCCTCGTCGGCGGCCTTGGCGCGCTCCAGGAAGGCCGCCGCCCGTGCCTCCGACTCGGCCGCTTCGTCGGCCAGTTCGCGGAGCCTGACCTGCCAGCCGGCTCGCTCGCGCAGCCGGAAGGCGAGACCGGCCAGGGCGTCGGCGGCCCGGCGGGCGCGCTGGGCGGCCTCCTGGCGCTCGTCGCGGATCCGTGCGGCGTCCGCGGCGGCCTCGTCCGCCTCGGCCCGTGCGGTGCGGGCGGCGTCGAGCAGTTCCCCCGCCTCGGCGGCGGCTTCGCGGGCCGTGCCGGCGGCGTCGGCGAGTTCGGCGAGCATGCCCTGGGGGCAGTCCTCGCGCCAGGCCGCGATGCGTGCGCCGAGTGCGCGGTCCCCGGCGAGCCGGGCGGCGAGCGTGCGGATCTCCTCGTCGCGGGCGGCGGCCCGGGCCCGCAGGGCGTGGCGCTCCTCGTCGGCGGCGTGTTCGTCGTGCATCGCCGGGTTCGGCGGGACGAGGAAGACGTCCGTGCCGGCGGCTCCTCCCGACGGGGGCACCGGCGCCAGCAGAGCGGCGGCGGTGCCCACGGCCACGGCGGAGCGGGGCAGCAGGGCCGCCCCGGCCAGTACCTCACGGGCACGGGTGTGGGAGTCGGGGTCGGTGACGACGACACCGTCGACGAGTTCGGGACGGGCCGCCAGGACGGCCGCGTGGTCCGCCGGGTCGACGGACTGCGCGAGGTAGCGCCAGCCCGGCAGGGCCGGGATGCCGTGCTCGCCGAGGTACTCGACGGTGGCGAGCACGTCCGGGGCGGGCGGCAGCAGTCCTCCGTCGCCGAGCGCGCCGAGGATGCGGGCGTCGTCGGCGGCGGCGGTCCGCAGGTCGAACAGCTGGCGTTCGGCGGAGGCGACGGAGTCGTCGAGGAGTTCGCGCAGTTCGTCGGCGAATCCGTCGAGCTGCTCGGCGGTCAGCCTGCCGTGCCCGGCGCCGTCGCGCCCGGCGGTGGCCGCGGGGCGTCCGTCGGGCGCGTCGTCGTACGGGCCGCCCGGTGCGGTGCCGACGGGGGTGCGCGGTCCGGGGAAGGGGGTGGGAGCGTCGCCGCCGGGCAGAGCGGCGGGCCCGGTCCCCAGCAGGTCGGCGAGGCGTTCGTCCTCGGCGATGGACTCGGCAGCGCGGCGCTCCGCGTCGTGGGCGTGGTCCGCGGCGCGCGCCGCGTCCTCGGCGCGGGCGGCGGCGAGTTCGGCGCGGGACTCCGCGCCGGCCGCTTCCCTGGCCCGTTCCGCCGTGGCGCGCGCGGCGTCCCGGGCCGTGTCCCACGCCTCGACGGCGGTGCGTTCCGCGTCGCTGGCGGCGAGCGCGGCGCGCGCCGGGTCGGCGTCGGGGGCGGTGTCGTCGAGCCAGCCGGCGCGTACCGCTTCGGCGATCTCCTGCTCGACCTCGGCCAGCCGCTGGCGCAGGTGTCCGATCTCGCTCCGGGCGCGCTGTGCCTCGGTGGCGGCCACGGTGGCGTCGCGGTGGGCGGCCTCGCCGGTCTCCTGGAGGGCCCGGGAGCGCTCCTCCTCGTCGTTGGCGAGGCGCTCGCCGTCCTCCGCCGCCGCGTGCAGGGCGCGGACCAGGTCTCCGGCGGCCTTGGCGCGGGCGGCCAGGGCCGGGGCGGCGTCCCGCTCGGCCTCGCGGATCGCTGCGGCAACGCGTGCCGAGCGGTCGCCGGCGGCGCGGTGGCGCAGCACCGCTTCGGCGGCCTGCCAGGCGGAGTGCAGGGTGCGGGCGTCGATGAGTTCGCGGCGCTGGGAGGCTGCGCCCTTCTCGGCGGCGGTCAGGGCGAGCGAGGCGTGCCGGTAGGCGAGTTCGGCGGCGACGAGGGAGCTGTGGCCGCGTGCCGCCTCGGTGTCGGTGACGCCGTGGGCCGCTTCGGCGACCTGCTGGGCGAGTTCGGCAGCGAGTCCGCGTTCGTCGGCGGCGCGGGCGGTGAGGCGGCGGGCGAGTGTCCGGGTGCGGCGTTCGGCCGCGGTGTGGATGTCGCGGGCCCTGGCGCGGGCTGCGGCGGCGTCGACGATCCGGCCGAGCAGGTCGACCGAGCCGGCGGTGAAGTCGCGCTCGGCGGTGAGTTCGGCGCGGCGGCCCAGCTTGTTGCCGAAGCCGCTGACGAGGTCGGCGAGGCCGTCGGTGTCCCGGGTGTCGGTCACCGCGCGCAGCAGCAGGTCGGTGAAGTCCGAGTCCTTCTTCACGGCGAAGAGGCCGGCGGCCTCGCCCTCGTCGGCGTTCATCTCGCGCTGGTAGCGGAACAGCTCGGGGTCCAGACCGATGTCCCCGAGGTGCTCGTTCCAGCGGTCGTGGATCTCCTCCCAGTACACGTCGAGGTGGGGGTAGGCCTTGGCCGCGTCGGTGACGGCGTCCCGGAAGCCCTTCATGGTGCGGCGGCGGCCGCGGGCGCCGGAAGCTCCCTCGACGGGGGGACGTACCGATGTGGCCTCGGCGACGGGCAGGCTGTCGAGGCTCAGTCCGGGGCCGGGGCGGAAGGAGTACCAGGCTTCGGCGAACTTCCGGGGGTCGTTGGACACCTGGCGGCCGCGCCACTCGCTGACCTTGCCGACGACGACCAGCTCGCCGGTCTGGGTGTGCTGCCACTCCAGGGCGACGTGCCCGCAGTCGTCGGCGAGCAGGAACTTGCGCAGTACGCCGGAGCTGGCGCCGCCGAGGGTGTTGCGGTGGCCGGGGAGCATGACCGAGAAGATCAGTTTGAGGAGGACCGACTTGCCGCCGCCGTTCTCCAGGAAGAGGACGCCGGCGGGCGCGGGGCGGCGCGGCGGGCCGACGGGCTCCTCCTCGAAGAACTCCGCCTGGGTGGGCGCGGGGTGGGGCACGGGCGCGCCGACTCCGCGCAGGTCGAGCACGGTGTCGGCGTAGCGCGCACCGGCGGGGCCGATGGAGTAGAGGCGGACCCGGGACAACTCGTACATGGCGGCGGACTCTCAGTCTTCTTCGTCTGGCGTCGTGTTGCTCGGTGGAACGGGGTGGGGCCCGGTCGGCGGGCTCCGGTGTGCGGTCACGCGGGGCGGGGGCCCCCTATGCCGGCGGAGGTCTCCGGAGGCACCGGCCGGCGGTGCCCTCGCGTCGCCTCCCGTGGCGGCGGACGGTGGCCGCCGGGGCGGAGGGCGGTCATGAGTGGAAGGGCAGGCCGGCGTCGGCGGCGAGTTCGAGGTCGTCTCCGCCGTGCGGCGCGACCAGCGTGGCGGTGCCGTCGCTCACCGGGACGACGCCGAGTTCCAGCAGTTCGGCCATGGCGGC
It encodes the following:
- a CDS encoding DUF742 domain-containing protein, which gives rise to MSDSAGRAHTPHHWIDADAGPVVRPYAMTRGRTGHDSRLRLDLIALVVPDAATGDPGHDQTLSPEHVEIVERCGDTPQSIAELAAGLDLPVGVVRVLVGDLVDDALVHVTRPVPPAELPDVSILREVINGLRAL
- a CDS encoding roadblock/LC7 domain-containing protein, which codes for MTAPHAAASAHAAVRGSGELNWLLDELVERVASIRKALVLSSDGLATGTSRDLTREDGEHLAAVASGFHSLAKGVGRHFDAGRVRQTVVELDEAFLFVTAAGDGSCLAVLADSDSDVGQVAYEMTLMVKRVGAHLVTAPRTGPAAGG
- a CDS encoding sensor histidine kinase, producing MRFRGKSIRRKIVALLLVPLVSLTALWGFATVLTGREAGQLLDATAVAENVGTPVEDMTVLLQEERRQTLVYLADRRASDAVPALRTRRDATDAAVAEIRAAAARQSVRDDMTGQTSRQLTAVLDALDGIAALRRSVDGNTVSRAEALTFYNGLVDPSYTFLATVRALNDPEMERQGRAILGLLRAREMLAREDALVASALTTRKVTAPEIRAIGDLVAQRKLHYEVNLENLPGREREIVKTYWRSPETAPLRAAEERIIAAGPDTGLPSAELERWEEAATPVLDDLSREAVEAGDRYHDRIEPAAYGVFVRAGVAGVLGFLALLVSVIVSVRIGRDLVRDLSRLRKEAHEVSGVRLPSVMRRLAAGEHVDVETEAPRLEYDQDEIGQAGQALNTLQRAAVEAAVRQADMRRGVSEVFVNLARRNQVLLHRQLTLLDTMERRTEDTEELADLFRLDHLTTRMRRHAEGLVILSGAAPSRQWRKPIQLMDVVRAAVAEVEDYERIEVRRLPRIGVGGPAVADLTHLIAELLENATVFSPPHTGVQVHGERVANGFTLEIHDRGLGMTPDALLDANLRLAETPEFELSDTDRLGLFVVSRLAQRQNVRVSLQQSPYGGTTAVVFIPAALLTEAPETQGTGFRLDRKSDSAAGRREQSRLALSQVPPGPAAAALLDGPVELEAPLGPEDRGRARETGAAAEPGPGTGTPAGLGDIDDTESARGGIFRARSLPRDGDHGAHRQPGPAATPPLGPVPLPRRRPPTLVADHGRRIDDRGAEGRHHPHSEQDDAAPEPSRAGRGTAHPLPPAAPGSGPVLPARPVDGRERVRPFAAVPPAGRPPAQGPAAPGPFAAPADGAHAAGGVHAAPGDGATASGAAPAADGPATIGGLPRRVRQASLVPQLRGTADAEPTPEPAAARGEERDAEEVRARMASMQRGWQRGRRQNADESGAAPGTDRTSGPRRTAPGTTSEGDGR